In Anaerostipes hadrus ATCC 29173 = JCM 17467, a single genomic region encodes these proteins:
- a CDS encoding S41 family peptidase: protein MKKFSKILVGLLVVVCIVEGFFLYRAYAIPSTTLQTARKINRIEQIIDKYYKGSVKKSELEDCTYKGLVAGLGDVYSTYYSEDDFKELEQSTSGVYYGVGIYLTQDIKTGIITVVKPVKGSPADGSGLKKGDILTKVGNYKLKTSDALDDIVKKIKGAEGTKVKLTFTRNQTSKTYTFTRQSIENPTVETKMLQDKVGYLQITEFDEVTVSQFRSGLKSLKKQGAKKLIIDLRDNPGGLLTSVVDIAGQILPKGTIVYTEDKNGNKKYYKDTKNEQLDMPLCVLVNGNSASAAEILSGAIKDDKTGTLVGETTFGKGIVQGFFEVGDGSYVKLTYSSYYTPAGHNIHKKGIKPDIEVKDNMKTKADEQLNKAISILQKK, encoded by the coding sequence ATGAAGAAGTTTTCAAAAATACTCGTAGGACTACTTGTTGTCGTATGTATTGTGGAAGGATTTTTTCTTTATCGTGCCTATGCGATCCCAAGTACAACCTTACAGACAGCAAGAAAGATTAATCGGATAGAACAGATCATTGATAAATATTATAAAGGTTCTGTTAAGAAGAGTGAGTTGGAAGATTGTACCTACAAAGGTTTAGTTGCAGGACTGGGAGATGTCTATTCCACGTATTATTCAGAGGATGATTTTAAGGAATTAGAACAATCTACAAGTGGTGTTTATTATGGAGTTGGAATATATCTTACACAGGATATAAAGACAGGGATCATAACAGTTGTGAAACCAGTGAAAGGAAGCCCGGCAGACGGAAGTGGACTGAAAAAAGGGGATATTTTAACAAAAGTAGGAAACTATAAATTAAAAACATCGGATGCATTAGATGATATTGTTAAGAAGATCAAAGGTGCAGAAGGAACGAAAGTTAAATTAACATTTACAAGAAACCAGACATCGAAGACTTATACATTTACAAGACAATCGATTGAGAATCCAACAGTTGAAACAAAGATGTTACAAGATAAAGTCGGATATCTTCAGATTACCGAATTTGATGAAGTAACAGTCAGCCAGTTCCGAAGTGGACTGAAAAGTCTTAAGAAACAAGGTGCAAAGAAATTGATCATAGATCTTAGGGATAATCCTGGTGGTTTGCTGACAAGTGTAGTGGATATTGCAGGACAGATTCTTCCAAAAGGAACGATTGTTTATACGGAAGATAAGAATGGTAATAAGAAATATTACAAAGACACAAAGAATGAACAGCTTGATATGCCGCTATGTGTATTAGTTAATGGTAACAGTGCGAGTGCAGCAGAAATCCTTTCTGGTGCGATCAAAGACGACAAAACAGGAACGCTGGTTGGAGAGACGACATTTGGAAAAGGGATCGTACAGGGGTTCTTTGAAGTTGGTGATGGATCTTATGTGAAACTGACTTATTCATCTTATTACACACCAGCAGGACATAACATTCATAAAAAAGGAATCAAGCCAGATATCGAAGTAAAAGATAACATGAAGACAAAAGCTGACGAACAATTAAACAAAGCGATTTCTATCTTACAGAAGAAATAA
- a CDS encoding murein hydrolase activator EnvC family protein, with amino-acid sequence MKRRYQAGIIMMLISAMIASNLPMTTVFAAAKKQQVKQETKKLEEQSRKMQQEIKDLDEKMIKSNDAYEACQEKLISVQKQLKKTQQELKEAKTSKEDQSRIMSKRIKFLYENGNMAYMEVIFEANNFQEFLKRADYVSKISKYDSNMFLQLQTTEDKIRMATKSLKQDYQNTKTLTAKAETEKEKLDQAAAKKKSKLASYQKQLASDKELLAWFEAEEKQQEEMDLASAKDGNADNTTSKAQSEKNMTGSTASKNTTSKATTESKKENTTTSSPSTTVSSGNLIWPVPSCHSISSGYGYRIHPVTGVRKLHAGIDIPCSTGTTIVAAASGTVVDAGYNAYNGNYLKISHGNGLETMYLHCSKLLVSSGARVSGGQTIAKSGATGMVSGAHLHFVVKKNGNYVNPQNYL; translated from the coding sequence ATGAAAAGAAGATATCAGGCGGGGATCATTATGATGTTAATATCAGCCATGATCGCTTCTAATCTGCCTATGACGACAGTGTTTGCTGCAGCCAAAAAACAACAGGTAAAGCAGGAAACAAAGAAATTAGAAGAACAAAGCCGCAAGATGCAGCAGGAGATCAAAGATCTTGATGAGAAAATGATAAAGAGCAATGATGCGTATGAGGCATGTCAAGAGAAGCTTATTTCTGTACAGAAACAGTTAAAGAAGACACAACAGGAATTAAAAGAGGCAAAGACATCCAAAGAAGATCAGTCAAGGATCATGAGTAAGCGCATTAAGTTTCTATATGAAAATGGAAATATGGCATATATGGAAGTCATTTTTGAAGCAAATAATTTTCAGGAGTTCTTAAAAAGAGCTGATTATGTTTCAAAGATCTCCAAATATGACAGTAACATGTTTCTGCAATTACAGACAACGGAAGATAAGATCCGAATGGCAACGAAGAGTCTGAAACAGGATTATCAAAATACAAAGACTTTGACTGCTAAGGCAGAGACAGAAAAAGAAAAACTGGATCAGGCAGCTGCGAAGAAGAAATCTAAGTTAGCTTCTTACCAGAAACAGTTAGCATCTGATAAAGAGTTACTGGCATGGTTTGAGGCAGAGGAAAAACAACAAGAAGAGATGGATCTTGCATCGGCGAAGGACGGTAATGCAGACAATACGACATCGAAAGCACAGTCAGAAAAGAATATGACAGGAAGTACGGCATCAAAGAATACAACATCAAAGGCTACGACCGAAAGCAAGAAAGAAAATACAACGACATCGTCACCATCAACAACAGTTTCGTCAGGAAATCTCATCTGGCCGGTACCGTCTTGCCATAGTATTTCATCGGGGTATGGCTATCGAATTCATCCAGTTACAGGAGTCAGGAAACTGCATGCTGGAATTGATATTCCATGTTCAACTGGAACAACGATCGTAGCAGCAGCTTCTGGTACAGTAGTGGATGCTGGATATAATGCATACAATGGCAATTATTTAAAGATCAGCCATGGAAATGGATTGGAAACGATGTATCTGCATTGCTCCAAACTTCTAGTATCCTCAGGGGCAAGAGTGTCAGGAGGACAGACGATAGCAAAATCCGGAGCAACTGGTATGGTATCTGGTGCACATCTGCATTTTGTTGTGAAAAAGAATGGAAATTATGTAAATCCTCAAAATTACTTATAA
- the ftsX gene encoding permease-like cell division protein FtsX, which translates to MIFRRFLYGIKEGTRNIFRNKMFSLASLGTIIACVFLLGTFLSVALNVRSTMQQMEQSVGISVFFEPGISAERKDQIGEEIKKKEDIATMRYVSAEEAWESYKKDVFQGNEELLEGFEGNNPLKESDSYEITLKEVKSYKQVVSHLETIDGVRKVRYSEGAAEGMTKINTMGTYLAGGIILILMAVSIFLVSNTVSIGVAVREEEISIMKLIGAANGFIKAPFQAEGMIIGILGSLIPTAIIFAGYEGIINWMNDKFHVVTVFMKFVPIQQIMLYLLPLALLVGIVIGLLGSSITIRKYLKV; encoded by the coding sequence ATGATATTTAGAAGATTTTTGTATGGAATCAAAGAGGGCACAAGGAATATTTTCAGGAATAAGATGTTTTCATTAGCATCACTGGGAACGATCATTGCTTGTGTCTTTTTGTTAGGAACATTTTTATCTGTAGCATTGAATGTAAGGTCAACGATGCAGCAGATGGAACAGTCTGTAGGAATTTCTGTTTTTTTTGAACCAGGTATCTCTGCAGAAAGAAAAGATCAGATTGGGGAAGAAATAAAGAAAAAAGAAGATATTGCCACGATGCGGTATGTATCTGCTGAAGAAGCATGGGAAAGCTATAAGAAGGATGTATTTCAAGGAAATGAAGAGCTTCTTGAAGGATTCGAAGGGAACAATCCGCTAAAAGAATCAGATTCCTATGAGATCACATTAAAAGAAGTAAAATCATACAAACAGGTAGTATCACATTTAGAGACCATTGATGGTGTTAGGAAAGTCCGTTATTCTGAAGGAGCGGCGGAAGGTATGACGAAGATCAATACAATGGGAACGTATCTTGCAGGTGGGATCATTCTGATTTTAATGGCAGTTTCTATTTTCCTCGTGAGCAATACAGTGTCTATTGGAGTTGCAGTCAGAGAAGAGGAAATTTCAATTATGAAGCTGATCGGTGCGGCGAATGGATTTATTAAAGCACCATTTCAGGCAGAAGGAATGATCATAGGAATTTTGGGATCATTGATTCCAACAGCGATTATTTTTGCAGGATATGAAGGGATTATCAACTGGATGAATGATAAGTTTCATGTTGTTACAGTCTTTATGAAATTTGTACCGATCCAGCAGATTATGTTATACTTACTTCCGTTAGCATTGTTGGTAGGAATCGTGATTGGATTGCTTGGAAGTTCTATCACGATCCGCAAGTATTTAAAAGTCTAG
- the ftsE gene encoding cell division ATP-binding protein FtsE — translation MITLKNVTKEYNKGNIGLEDVSLDIAKGEFVFIVGKSGSGKTTLMKLLQKELDVTSGQIIVNGQDYKKLTQRNLPKFRRQMGMVFQDFRLLKDRTIFENVAFAQQVVEVPHRYIKRQVENMLEMVGLKDRMNAFPNELSGGEQQRVAIARALVNHPVLLLADEPTGNLDPVTAKGIMELLSEINKSGTTVLVVTHNKELVNEMGKRVILIEDGHIEQDEIRGSYDI, via the coding sequence ATGATCACATTAAAAAATGTAACGAAAGAATATAATAAAGGGAATATAGGACTTGAGGATGTCTCATTAGACATTGCGAAAGGCGAATTTGTTTTCATCGTAGGTAAGAGCGGATCAGGGAAGACAACCCTGATGAAGCTTTTACAGAAAGAACTTGATGTGACAAGTGGACAGATCATAGTAAACGGTCAAGATTATAAGAAACTGACACAGAGGAATCTGCCGAAGTTCCGCAGGCAGATGGGAATGGTATTTCAGGATTTCCGTCTGCTGAAAGACCGGACGATCTTTGAGAATGTAGCATTTGCACAGCAAGTTGTGGAAGTACCACACCGATATATTAAGCGTCAGGTTGAGAATATGCTTGAGATGGTGGGGCTGAAAGACCGCATGAATGCTTTTCCGAATGAATTGTCAGGAGGAGAACAGCAGAGAGTGGCCATCGCAAGAGCTTTGGTAAACCACCCAGTATTATTACTGGCTGATGAGCCAACTGGGAATCTGGACCCTGTGACAGCCAAAGGGATCATGGAGCTTCTCTCAGAGATCAATAAGAGTGGGACAACAGTTTTAGTTGTTACGCACAACAAAGAGTTGGTCAATGAGATGGGCAAACGAGTGATCTTGATCGAAGATGGACATATAGAACAGGATGAGATAAGGGGGTCCTATGATATTTAG
- a CDS encoding PucR family transcriptional regulator produces the protein MISNQILQETINGMKEVTGIDLCILDLSGRIVVTTMEITDALAQHAEEFADSMAESQVIDGFQYFKIFDDQRLEYILLATGMSENAYTVGKLAVMQIQNLLTAYKERLDKENFVKNLLRDNLLLVDIYNRSKKLHIEVEQRRVAFLIQAEYEKDQNLLEATKEVESGADSDFITAVDEKSIVYVTPVNGDEGQAQFIQHAKEIKEGLNEYGIKDAKIAIGNVAETIKDVSRSYKEAQIALEVSKIFYEDASVIAYNQLGIGRLIYQLPLPLCKMFIREVFGDYSPDSIDEETLATIDKFFENNLNVSETSRQLFIHRNTLVYRLDKIQKNTNLDLRNFEDAIAFKIALMVVKYMKHMDTMD, from the coding sequence ATGATTTCAAATCAGATATTACAAGAGACAATTAATGGAATGAAGGAAGTAACCGGGATCGATCTGTGTATTTTAGATCTGTCAGGACGTATAGTTGTAACAACAATGGAGATAACCGATGCATTAGCACAACATGCGGAAGAATTTGCAGATTCTATGGCAGAGAGCCAGGTGATCGACGGTTTTCAATATTTTAAGATTTTTGATGATCAGAGACTGGAATATATACTTCTGGCTACTGGAATGAGCGAGAATGCATATACGGTCGGAAAGCTTGCAGTGATGCAGATACAGAATCTTTTGACTGCATATAAGGAGAGACTGGATAAAGAGAACTTTGTAAAGAATTTGTTGAGAGATAACTTATTATTGGTTGACATTTATAACCGCTCAAAGAAGCTGCATATTGAAGTGGAACAGAGAAGAGTTGCATTTTTGATTCAGGCAGAATACGAGAAGGATCAGAATCTGTTAGAAGCTACGAAAGAGGTTGAAAGCGGAGCAGATTCAGATTTTATTACGGCAGTGGACGAGAAGAGTATCGTTTATGTAACACCAGTGAATGGGGATGAAGGACAGGCACAGTTTATTCAGCATGCAAAAGAGATTAAAGAAGGGCTGAATGAATATGGGATCAAAGATGCCAAGATTGCGATCGGTAATGTTGCAGAGACGATCAAAGATGTATCAAGATCTTATAAAGAGGCACAGATCGCATTGGAAGTCAGCAAGATCTTCTATGAGGATGCGAGTGTGATCGCATACAATCAGTTAGGAATTGGACGACTGATCTATCAACTTCCACTTCCATTATGTAAGATGTTTATCCGTGAAGTGTTTGGAGATTATTCTCCAGACTCCATTGATGAAGAAACACTGGCAACGATTGATAAATTCTTTGAGAATAATCTGAATGTGTCAGAAACATCCAGACAGTTGTTTATTCATAGAAATACACTCGTATACCGTCTGGATAAGATTCAGAAGAATACGAATCTGGATCTGAGGAATTTTGAAGATGCAATCGCATTTAAAATTGCACTGATGGTAGTAAAATATATGAAACATATGGATACAATGGACTAG
- a CDS encoding LCP family protein, which produces MAEKKKNKLGVKAIFARILAVILVTAIGGVASFFGFKTYFSDKLKKDKKAEIAKQLKEESKERVDVGMIQTGNSIVIRIYHNKNQEMIFVPLRQDMNLTLTKKGKQAVEQTLGTSVSKATVADVIKATRKNGKLLRQQVEKTLGISINSYELISHKKFVKLMNQAGDVKIEFDEAMAYTDSTDKYVTLSAGENSLNGTAIYSLLSESDIFTDKSKQAEITGEICVAVASALNDKTLSEYREYAQNYFDAVKTDASYEEAATSLERMHGIKDKNLNFKVLDGTESNGKYELDTEEAKRVFDEMLSEEGDLSSALSTTEAKSTTTKSDSSASSSKNITIEIQNSTRISGLAGRWKDKLSSDGYSVGSVRTNRQGVLTHTKIIVESKDLGQDLKSYFKNPEYEVGSVDSGARICIIVGSEDEI; this is translated from the coding sequence ATGGCAGAGAAGAAGAAAAATAAATTAGGTGTCAAAGCCATATTTGCCAGGATTCTTGCAGTGATACTGGTGACAGCCATCGGTGGAGTTGCAAGCTTTTTTGGATTTAAGACATATTTTTCAGATAAATTAAAGAAAGACAAGAAAGCAGAAATCGCAAAGCAGTTAAAAGAAGAAAGCAAAGAAAGAGTAGACGTTGGAATGATCCAGACAGGAAATTCCATTGTGATTCGAATATATCATAACAAGAATCAGGAGATGATTTTTGTACCACTTAGACAAGATATGAATCTTACATTGACGAAGAAGGGAAAACAGGCAGTCGAACAGACACTGGGAACTAGCGTTAGCAAAGCGACGGTTGCAGATGTGATCAAAGCAACAAGAAAGAATGGAAAGTTGTTAAGACAGCAGGTTGAGAAGACACTGGGAATTTCTATTAATTCCTATGAACTGATATCACATAAGAAGTTTGTGAAACTGATGAATCAGGCAGGAGATGTCAAAATAGAATTTGATGAAGCAATGGCTTATACAGATTCTACAGATAAATATGTAACATTAAGTGCTGGGGAGAACAGCCTGAATGGAACAGCAATCTATTCATTATTAAGTGAGAGTGATATTTTTACAGATAAGAGCAAGCAGGCAGAAATTACAGGAGAGATCTGCGTGGCAGTTGCATCTGCATTGAATGATAAGACATTATCCGAATATCGTGAATATGCACAGAATTATTTTGATGCGGTGAAGACAGATGCTTCTTATGAAGAAGCAGCGACAAGTCTTGAGAGAATGCATGGAATTAAGGATAAGAACTTAAATTTCAAAGTGTTAGATGGAACAGAATCCAATGGAAAGTATGAATTAGATACAGAAGAAGCCAAGAGAGTCTTTGATGAGATGTTATCAGAAGAAGGAGACTTAAGTTCGGCATTGAGCACAACAGAAGCAAAGTCAACAACAACCAAATCTGATAGTTCAGCATCTTCTTCAAAGAATATAACGATCGAGATTCAGAATTCAACAAGAATCTCAGGACTTGCAGGAAGATGGAAAGATAAACTGTCAAGTGACGGATACAGTGTAGGATCTGTAAGAACAAACAGACAGGGTGTTTTAACACATACAAAGATCATAGTAGAAAGTAAAGATTTAGGACAGGATCTGAAAAGTTATTTTAAGAATCCAGAATATGAAGTTGGAAGTGTTGACAGCGGTGCAAGAATTTGTATAATTGTTGGATCAGAAGACGAGATTTAA
- the ymfI gene encoding elongation factor P 5-aminopentanone reductase has product MKTVLITGSSRGIGRETAIYFAQQGWNVIIHGFRHPEKLESLKNEILEENVSCLSFCGDISDPSFVDEMIKQSLLTFSKIDCLVNNAGISLVGLFTDATVDDWNLMINTNLTSVFTTCKNIVPHMLHHHEGKIINISSIWGDAGASCEVLYSTTKGGINAFTKALAKEVAASNIQVNAIAFGMIDTEMNAEFDEEDLALIKEEIPADYIASPKEAAQMVYHVATSPAYMTGQVITFSGGWY; this is encoded by the coding sequence ATGAAAACAGTACTCATAACTGGCAGTTCCAGAGGAATCGGACGTGAAACTGCCATATATTTTGCACAACAAGGATGGAACGTGATCATCCATGGCTTCCGCCATCCTGAAAAACTAGAATCCCTAAAAAATGAAATTCTTGAAGAGAACGTGTCTTGCTTATCTTTTTGTGGAGATATCAGTGATCCTTCTTTTGTAGACGAAATGATCAAACAGTCCCTCCTTACTTTTTCTAAGATCGACTGTCTTGTAAATAATGCCGGAATCTCTCTGGTGGGATTATTTACAGATGCAACGGTAGATGATTGGAATCTGATGATCAACACAAATTTAACTTCTGTTTTTACAACCTGTAAAAATATCGTTCCCCATATGCTTCATCACCATGAGGGAAAGATCATCAATATTTCTTCCATCTGGGGAGATGCCGGCGCTTCCTGTGAGGTTTTATATTCTACAACAAAAGGTGGTATCAATGCTTTTACAAAGGCTCTGGCAAAAGAGGTTGCTGCAAGCAATATTCAGGTAAATGCGATCGCTTTTGGGATGATCGATACGGAGATGAATGCGGAGTTTGATGAAGAAGATCTTGCCTTGATCAAAGAAGAAATCCCTGCGGACTATATTGCCAGTCCAAAAGAAGCGGCACAGATGGTTTATCATGTGGCAACGTCCCCTGCTTATATGACAGGACAGGTTATTACATTCTCTGGGGGATGGTATTAA
- a CDS encoding Tex family protein, whose product MDIIKILQEELGIRRGQVETTIKLIDEGNTIPFIARYRKEMTGSLDDETLRNFHERLLYLRNLEERKEAIKKNIEEQGKLTKELAKQIEEAKTLVAVEDLYRPYKQKKRTRAMIAKEKGLEPLANLILLQMTKETLEKEAEAFINEEKDVKTVEDALKGANDIIAERIADDAEYRTWIRKATWNHGKITSSAKKPEESSVFEMYYDFEEPIEKIAGYRILAINRGEKEGILQVKIEPDMQKIASYLARKIITRKNPNTTKALFAAIEDSYKRLIAPSIERDIRNELTENASTEAIKVFGKNLAQLLMQPPIAGQVVLGWDPAFRTGCKLAVVDATGKVLDTVVIYPTAPQNKVEEAKKVVKALIKKYGITLISIGNGTASRESEQIVVDMLKEIKEPVQYVITNEAGASVYSASKLATEEFPNFDVGQRSATSIARRVQDPLAELVKIEPKAIGVGQYQHDMNQKQLTEALGGVVEATVNKVGVDLNTASASLLEYVSGVSKTVAKNIVAYREENGTFRNRKQLLKVAKLGPKAFEQCAGFLRVSGGDEPLDATGVHPETYKETGMLLKNLGYSTKELSKEGFKGISSKITDYKKLSEELGIGEITLKDIVKELEKPGRDPREDLPKPILRTDVLEMKDLKPGMKLKGTVRNVIDFGAFVDIGVHQDGLVHISQMADRFIKHPLEVVSVGDVVDVVVVSVDIDKKRIQLSMKL is encoded by the coding sequence ATGGATATTATTAAGATTTTACAAGAAGAACTAGGAATCAGACGAGGACAGGTAGAGACAACGATCAAACTGATCGATGAAGGTAACACGATTCCCTTCATTGCCAGATACCGAAAAGAAATGACAGGATCATTAGATGACGAGACACTTCGTAATTTCCATGAGAGATTATTATATTTAAGAAATTTAGAAGAGCGCAAAGAAGCGATCAAGAAAAATATCGAAGAACAAGGTAAACTTACAAAGGAACTGGCAAAGCAGATTGAAGAAGCGAAGACACTGGTAGCAGTGGAAGATTTGTACCGTCCATATAAGCAGAAAAAACGTACCAGAGCTATGATCGCAAAGGAAAAGGGGTTAGAGCCGTTAGCTAATCTGATTCTTTTACAAATGACAAAAGAGACATTAGAGAAAGAAGCCGAAGCATTTATCAATGAAGAAAAAGATGTAAAGACAGTAGAAGATGCATTAAAAGGTGCAAATGATATTATCGCAGAGCGCATTGCAGATGATGCGGAATACCGTACATGGATCCGTAAGGCAACATGGAATCACGGAAAAATCACATCCTCAGCGAAGAAACCAGAAGAATCTTCTGTATTTGAGATGTATTATGATTTTGAAGAACCGATTGAAAAGATTGCAGGATACCGTATTCTTGCGATCAATCGCGGAGAAAAAGAGGGAATTCTTCAGGTAAAGATTGAGCCAGACATGCAAAAGATCGCATCATATCTTGCAAGGAAGATCATAACAAGGAAGAATCCCAATACAACAAAAGCCTTATTTGCAGCGATTGAAGACAGCTATAAACGTTTGATCGCACCATCGATCGAACGTGATATCAGAAATGAACTGACTGAAAATGCAAGTACAGAAGCGATCAAAGTCTTTGGAAAGAACTTAGCACAACTTCTTATGCAGCCACCGATCGCAGGACAGGTCGTCCTTGGATGGGACCCTGCATTTCGTACTGGATGCAAATTAGCAGTGGTTGATGCAACAGGAAAAGTATTAGATACAGTCGTCATTTATCCGACAGCACCACAGAATAAAGTGGAAGAGGCCAAAAAAGTTGTCAAGGCACTCATCAAGAAATATGGAATCACACTGATCTCAATTGGAAATGGAACAGCATCCAGAGAATCTGAACAGATCGTTGTTGATATGTTAAAAGAGATCAAAGAACCAGTACAGTATGTGATTACAAATGAAGCAGGGGCGTCTGTATACTCAGCAAGTAAACTTGCGACCGAGGAATTTCCAAATTTCGATGTAGGACAAAGAAGTGCGACATCCATCGCAAGACGAGTACAAGATCCACTGGCAGAATTAGTAAAGATTGAACCAAAAGCCATTGGAGTCGGACAGTATCAGCACGATATGAACCAAAAACAGCTTACCGAAGCTTTAGGTGGAGTCGTTGAAGCAACAGTAAATAAAGTCGGAGTTGACCTAAATACAGCTTCAGCATCTCTTTTAGAATATGTATCCGGTGTGTCCAAGACTGTAGCAAAAAATATCGTAGCCTACCGTGAAGAAAATGGAACGTTCAGGAACAGAAAACAGCTATTAAAAGTAGCTAAACTAGGACCCAAAGCCTTTGAACAATGCGCAGGATTCCTAAGAGTATCTGGAGGTGATGAGCCACTCGATGCAACAGGAGTACATCCAGAGACATACAAAGAAACAGGAATGTTACTAAAGAACCTAGGATATTCAACAAAAGAACTATCCAAAGAAGGATTCAAAGGAATCAGCAGTAAGATTACAGATTACAAGAAATTATCCGAAGAACTTGGAATCGGAGAGATCACGTTGAAAGATATCGTAAAAGAACTGGAAAAGCCAGGACGAGATCCACGAGAAGATCTTCCAAAACCAATCTTAAGAACAGATGTATTAGAAATGAAAGATCTGAAACCAGGAATGAAATTAAAAGGAACAGTTCGTAATGTCATCGATTTTGGAGCATTTGTAGATATTGGAGTACATCAGGATGGACTAGTACACATTTCACAGATGGCAGATCGATTTATCAAACATCCATTAGAAGTAGTTAGTGTTGGAGATGTTGTGGACGTTGTAGTTGTCAGTGTGGATATAGATAAAAAACGGATACAGTTAAGCATGAAATTGTGA
- a CDS encoding deoxycytidylate deaminase: MKRKDYISWDQYFMGIAILSAQRSKDDHTQVGACLVNDHNKILSVGYNGMPIGCNDDDMPWEREGDPLHTKYFYVCHAELNAILNYGGGSLDGARVYVTLFPCNECAKAIIQSGMKEVIYMQDKYAGSDTTKASKKMFDMAGVKYRQFVPKGQTIEVDL, translated from the coding sequence ATGAAACGTAAAGATTATATCTCCTGGGATCAGTATTTTATGGGGATTGCCATTCTATCTGCCCAGAGAAGTAAAGATGATCATACACAGGTAGGGGCTTGCCTTGTAAATGATCATAATAAGATTTTGTCAGTTGGTTATAACGGAATGCCAATAGGATGCAACGATGATGATATGCCTTGGGAGAGAGAAGGAGATCCTCTTCATACCAAATATTTTTATGTATGTCACGCAGAATTAAATGCCATTTTGAACTATGGTGGAGGCTCACTTGACGGAGCGCGTGTTTATGTAACATTATTTCCGTGCAATGAATGTGCAAAAGCTATCATTCAAAGCGGTATGAAAGAAGTTATCTATATGCAGGATAAATATGCAGGCAGTGATACGACAAAGGCATCAAAGAAGATGTTTGATATGGCAGGAGTTAAATATCGCCAGTTCGTACCAAAAGGACAGACAATCGAAGTAGATTTATAA